One part of the Megachile rotundata isolate GNS110a chromosome 16, iyMegRotu1, whole genome shotgun sequence genome encodes these proteins:
- the LOC100883506 gene encoding uncharacterized protein LOC100883506 isoform X3 has translation MAKSVLSSDTLPKAGRVNEVCREWLVHEDGALAYRLQDEEIREHYTGNKVRNAQVREDLPRARVEQELETLRYQSYVQQQEERDALVARQIALSLEREERKKERELQEQMRLQLRLDDEAAQLEIDRHIQEEKDEELARKLQQEEEESAIDSQDGPMNEQLLLDQKIAMEAQDAELARMLQEKERIKARKARQRARQRKLERQQLQELDDQNPSEKLQRPDKLDLKNVQGKSRVQTQNYPHYSDPEEIQTLDDSGENIREVPNVAAIIDPTYNGNLHRNTSSSSSSTVSPTHALPTPPPELMNDDAPCYMPIQGQRRNQMQSPSQTHEEKHKRRVKDSCKQQ, from the exons ATGGCGAAATCTGTCCTAAGTTCAGATACATTACCGAAAGCAGGACGAGTTAACGAAG TGTGCCGCGAATGGCTCGTGCACGAGGATGGAGCGCTTGCATATCGTCTTCAAGACGAAGAAA TCAGAGAACATTATACTGGCAATAAGGTTCGCAATGCTCAAGTAAGGGAGGATTTGCCAAGAGCACGTGTTGAACAGGAGTTAGAAACACTCAGATATCAATCTTACGTTCAACAGCA GGAAGAAAGAGATGCCCTGGTTGCCAGACAAATTGCATTATCTTTGGAAcgagaagaaaggaaaaaggaACGGGAGTTACAGGAACAAATGAGATTGCAACTGAGATTGGATGATGAGGCTGCTCAGCTTGAAATTGATCGTCATATTCAAGAAGAAAAAGATGAG GAGTTGGCAAGAAAACTGCAACAGGAGGAAGAAGAAAGTGCTATAGATAGTCAGGATGGACCAATGaatgaacaattattattagatcAAAAAATTGCAATGGAAGCACAGGATGCTGAACTAGCACGTATGCTTCAAGAAAAAGAACGTATAAAAGCGAGGAAAGCACGACAAAGAGCGAGGCAAAGAAAATTAGAGCGGCAACAACTTCAAGAGCTCGATGATCAGAACCCCTCGGAAAAGCTACAAAGACCTGATAAGCTAGACTTAAAGAATGTACAAGGCAAGAGTAGGGTACAGACGCAAAATTATCCGCATTACTCGGACCCCGAAGAGATACAAACGTTAGACGATTCTGGCGAAAATATACGAGAAGTACCCAACGTGGCTGCTATTATTGATCCTACATATAATGGAAATTTACATCGAAATACTTCGAGTAGCTCAAGCAGTACAGTGAGCCCAACTCATGCGTTACCTACACCGCCGCCAGAACTCATGAATGACGATGCTCCATGTTATATGCCTATACAAGGACAACGACGAAATCAAATGCAATCCCCGTCTCAAACTCACGAAGAGAAGCATAAACGTCGCGTAAAAGATAGTTGCAAGCAGCAGTAA
- the LOC100883506 gene encoding uncharacterized protein LOC100883506 isoform X2: MAKSVLSSDTLPKAGRVNEVCREWLVHEDGALAYRLQDEEIREHYTGNKVRNAQVREDLPRARVEQELETLRYQSYVQQQLVEERDALVARQIALSLEREERKKERELQEQMRLQLRLDDEAAQLEIDRHIQEEKDEELARKLQQEEEESAIDSQDGPMNEQLLLDQKIAMEAQDAELARMLQEKERIKARKARQRARQRKLERQQLQELDDQNPSEKLQRPDKLDLKNVQGKSRVQTQNYPHYSDPEEIQTLDDSGENIREVPNVAAIIDPTYNGNLHRNTSSSSSSTVSPTHALPTPPPELMNDDAPCYMPIQGQRRNQMQSPSQTHEEKHKRRVKDSCKQQ; this comes from the exons ATGGCGAAATCTGTCCTAAGTTCAGATACATTACCGAAAGCAGGACGAGTTAACGAAG TGTGCCGCGAATGGCTCGTGCACGAGGATGGAGCGCTTGCATATCGTCTTCAAGACGAAGAAA TCAGAGAACATTATACTGGCAATAAGGTTCGCAATGCTCAAGTAAGGGAGGATTTGCCAAGAGCACGTGTTGAACAGGAGTTAGAAACACTCAGATATCAATCTTACGTTCAACAGCAGTTAGT GGAAGAAAGAGATGCCCTGGTTGCCAGACAAATTGCATTATCTTTGGAAcgagaagaaaggaaaaaggaACGGGAGTTACAGGAACAAATGAGATTGCAACTGAGATTGGATGATGAGGCTGCTCAGCTTGAAATTGATCGTCATATTCAAGAAGAAAAAGATGAG GAGTTGGCAAGAAAACTGCAACAGGAGGAAGAAGAAAGTGCTATAGATAGTCAGGATGGACCAATGaatgaacaattattattagatcAAAAAATTGCAATGGAAGCACAGGATGCTGAACTAGCACGTATGCTTCAAGAAAAAGAACGTATAAAAGCGAGGAAAGCACGACAAAGAGCGAGGCAAAGAAAATTAGAGCGGCAACAACTTCAAGAGCTCGATGATCAGAACCCCTCGGAAAAGCTACAAAGACCTGATAAGCTAGACTTAAAGAATGTACAAGGCAAGAGTAGGGTACAGACGCAAAATTATCCGCATTACTCGGACCCCGAAGAGATACAAACGTTAGACGATTCTGGCGAAAATATACGAGAAGTACCCAACGTGGCTGCTATTATTGATCCTACATATAATGGAAATTTACATCGAAATACTTCGAGTAGCTCAAGCAGTACAGTGAGCCCAACTCATGCGTTACCTACACCGCCGCCAGAACTCATGAATGACGATGCTCCATGTTATATGCCTATACAAGGACAACGACGAAATCAAATGCAATCCCCGTCTCAAACTCACGAAGAGAAGCATAAACGTCGCGTAAAAGATAGTTGCAAGCAGCAGTAA
- the ste14 gene encoding isoprenylcysteine carboxylmethyltransferase ste14 — protein sequence MLCYNGKLSLFCFTAAAVVAVLPEILLRLEFDVPHTYFNNIWLTHLFQYIVLNVLVLLAFRGFSYQVAVRAVFLGYVFGTGIIVSFAAPSSWQMFGIYITVLATFHYTEFLSIAWINPTTLSIDSFILNDSIAYGVAACSSWIEFMTERHYFPMWKEPSSISYFGLILCIGGEILRKSAMFTAKHNFNHIVQSEKMDNHELVTYGVYRLCRHPSYVGWFYWSIGTQLILQNPFCLLAYAIASWKFFHDRILFEEITLLNFFGEDYLQYQKRVGTGLPFISGYKVNL from the exons ATGTTGTGTTACAATGGAAAACTTagtttattttgttttactgCGGCTGCTGTAGTCGCAGTTCTACCAGAAAtacttttgaggttagaattcGATGTTCCTCATAcgtatttcaataatatttggCTTACTCATCTTTTTCAATACATAGTTTTAAATGTACTCGTACTTCTGGCCTTTCGTGGCTTTTCGTATCAG GTCGCTGTAAGGGCTGTTTTTCTAGGATATGTTTTTGGTACTGGAATTATAGTATCATTTGCTGCACCATCTTCGTGGCAAATGTTTGGAATATATATCACTGTCTTGGCTACATTTCATTACACAGAATTCTTGAGCATAGCTTGGATAAATCCAACGACTCTATCTATTGATagctttattttaaatgatagcATAGCTTATGGTGTAGCAGCATGCTCCAGTTGGATAGAGTTTATGACAGAAAGGCACTATTTTCCAATGTGGAAAGAACCTTCTTCCATATCATATTTTGGATTAATATTATGTATTGGTGGAGAAATTTTAAGGAAGTCAGCCATGTTTACTGCAaaacacaatttcaatcatattgTACAAAGTGAGAAGATGGATAACCATGAACTTGTCACTTATGGAGTGTACAGGCTTTGTAGACATCCTAGTTATGTAGGTTGGTTTTACTGGTCTATTGGAACACAg CTGATACTTCAGAATCCATTTTGTCTTTTGGCCTATGCAATAGCATCTTGGAAATTTTTCCATGACCGCATTTTATTTGAAGAGATTACTTTGCTTAATTTTTTTGGAGAAGACTATCTTCAATATCAGAAGAGAGTGGGTACAGGACTACCGTTTATATCTGGTTACAAAGTCAATTTATAG
- the LOC100883506 gene encoding uncharacterized protein LOC100883506 isoform X1 codes for MAKSVLSSDTLPKAGRVNEVCREWLVHEDGALAYRLQDEEIREHYTGNKVRNAQVREDLPRARVEQELETLRYQSYVQQQTSFCREERDALVARQIALSLEREERKKERELQEQMRLQLRLDDEAAQLEIDRHIQEEKDEELARKLQQEEEESAIDSQDGPMNEQLLLDQKIAMEAQDAELARMLQEKERIKARKARQRARQRKLERQQLQELDDQNPSEKLQRPDKLDLKNVQGKSRVQTQNYPHYSDPEEIQTLDDSGENIREVPNVAAIIDPTYNGNLHRNTSSSSSSTVSPTHALPTPPPELMNDDAPCYMPIQGQRRNQMQSPSQTHEEKHKRRVKDSCKQQ; via the exons ATGGCGAAATCTGTCCTAAGTTCAGATACATTACCGAAAGCAGGACGAGTTAACGAAG TGTGCCGCGAATGGCTCGTGCACGAGGATGGAGCGCTTGCATATCGTCTTCAAGACGAAGAAA TCAGAGAACATTATACTGGCAATAAGGTTCGCAATGCTCAAGTAAGGGAGGATTTGCCAAGAGCACGTGTTGAACAGGAGTTAGAAACACTCAGATATCAATCTTACGTTCAACAGCA GACTTCATTTTGTAGGGAAGAAAGAGATGCCCTGGTTGCCAGACAAATTGCATTATCTTTGGAAcgagaagaaaggaaaaaggaACGGGAGTTACAGGAACAAATGAGATTGCAACTGAGATTGGATGATGAGGCTGCTCAGCTTGAAATTGATCGTCATATTCAAGAAGAAAAAGATGAG GAGTTGGCAAGAAAACTGCAACAGGAGGAAGAAGAAAGTGCTATAGATAGTCAGGATGGACCAATGaatgaacaattattattagatcAAAAAATTGCAATGGAAGCACAGGATGCTGAACTAGCACGTATGCTTCAAGAAAAAGAACGTATAAAAGCGAGGAAAGCACGACAAAGAGCGAGGCAAAGAAAATTAGAGCGGCAACAACTTCAAGAGCTCGATGATCAGAACCCCTCGGAAAAGCTACAAAGACCTGATAAGCTAGACTTAAAGAATGTACAAGGCAAGAGTAGGGTACAGACGCAAAATTATCCGCATTACTCGGACCCCGAAGAGATACAAACGTTAGACGATTCTGGCGAAAATATACGAGAAGTACCCAACGTGGCTGCTATTATTGATCCTACATATAATGGAAATTTACATCGAAATACTTCGAGTAGCTCAAGCAGTACAGTGAGCCCAACTCATGCGTTACCTACACCGCCGCCAGAACTCATGAATGACGATGCTCCATGTTATATGCCTATACAAGGACAACGACGAAATCAAATGCAATCCCCGTCTCAAACTCACGAAGAGAAGCATAAACGTCGCGTAAAAGATAGTTGCAAGCAGCAGTAA